The proteins below are encoded in one region of Campylobacter rectus:
- a CDS encoding metallophosphoesterase family protein, with translation MNIYKRDKFNRICLVGGAQTFASYAKASRAQKLAHIEFLSNLPLYLEFDEFKNVQGRRLVVSHSAAGRMWALRSSDGDIAAEFRRHVLCGRGDFSQNDGVFNVYGHTPIAEPDIMEFSANIDTGCVYKQGFGHLCALEFPSMRVFMQENIEDGG, from the coding sequence TTGAATATTTATAAAAGAGATAAATTTAACCGAATTTGCCTTGTCGGCGGCGCGCAGACTTTCGCATCCTACGCCAAAGCCAGCCGCGCCCAGAAGCTCGCACACATAGAGTTTTTGTCAAATTTGCCGCTTTATTTGGAGTTTGACGAGTTTAAAAACGTGCAGGGCAGGCGGCTCGTCGTATCGCACTCAGCGGCCGGGCGAATGTGGGCGCTACGTAGCTCGGACGGCGATATCGCGGCGGAGTTTAGGCGGCACGTACTTTGCGGCAGGGGCGATTTTAGCCAAAACGATGGCGTCTTTAACGTCTACGGTCATACGCCGATCGCCGAGCCCGATATCATGGAATTTAGCGCAAATATCGACACCGGTTGCGTTTATAAGCAGGGTTTCGGCCATCTTTGTGCGCTTGAGTTTCCGAGCATGCGAGTCTTTATGCAGGAAAATATCGAGGACGGCGGGTGA
- a CDS encoding sensor histidine kinase encodes MLKIKNFYLVSALIIAALGLYVGFVFCYYYQNRATAQSLAVAEHINLVSFHKQRLDEWLGDKQKIVSPAFAAVESLSLASERELIEEILRNIDAMGDFGDIYAEYDDMYLISADETAIANYKVSQRDWYKMALKGLDIAPSYQNAFMKDNIIISLIRAFFLKSAGMRGALSTDLALDKIQNEILKINENLQGFAFLMTKEGSVIASANLKNPSVCPECELAISAIKFGSVEKNLHYYEAEGQNFILFYEPLKNADWIFAMSLDESKIFAPLDKNLRQNIAFALILALFGAAGSYYALRISGYATKQAQIKEQILLQNSKMAAMSEMFTAVTHQWRQPISAIMILTGMIKMRLQSNPSAQKSLKNADEIENIVKFLDQSLSSFKMFYQPQNERKRVNLIEILNEVFLIARPLLQLKGALLEFKFDDGDYEFNSYPNYLKQVFLNLISNAKDAFEKDKKDALIKVTAQKTDGKFIVRVEDNGSGIEPAVRQNLFKELKSTKGERGTGNGLYICKLLLENRLKGCVRVVSYEKPTVFEVVLEGADG; translated from the coding sequence ATGCTAAAAATCAAAAATTTCTATCTCGTCTCGGCGCTCATAATCGCAGCGCTTGGGCTTTACGTGGGGTTCGTGTTTTGTTACTACTACCAAAACCGAGCCACCGCGCAAAGCCTAGCCGTAGCAGAGCATATAAATTTAGTCAGTTTTCATAAACAACGTCTAGACGAGTGGCTGGGCGATAAACAAAAGATCGTCTCACCAGCATTTGCGGCGGTTGAAAGCTTAAGCCTCGCAAGCGAGCGTGAGCTGATCGAGGAGATTTTACGAAACATCGACGCGATGGGAGATTTTGGCGACATTTACGCCGAATACGACGATATGTATCTCATTAGCGCAGACGAGACGGCGATTGCGAATTACAAAGTCTCGCAAAGAGATTGGTATAAGATGGCGCTAAAAGGACTAGATATCGCGCCATCTTATCAAAACGCTTTTATGAAAGATAATATTATAATCTCGCTGATTAGAGCGTTTTTCTTAAAAAGCGCAGGCATGCGCGGCGCTCTCTCCACTGATCTTGCGTTAGATAAAATTCAAAACGAAATTTTAAAAATAAACGAAAATTTACAAGGTTTTGCATTTTTAATGACCAAAGAAGGTAGCGTGATCGCCTCGGCAAATCTCAAAAACCCGAGCGTCTGTCCGGAGTGCGAACTGGCTATATCAGCGATAAAATTTGGCAGCGTAGAGAAAAATTTGCACTATTACGAGGCGGAAGGGCAAAATTTTATCCTATTTTACGAGCCGCTTAAGAACGCAGATTGGATATTTGCGATGAGTCTGGATGAGAGTAAAATTTTTGCTCCGCTGGATAAAAATTTAAGGCAAAACATCGCATTTGCGCTCATTTTGGCACTATTTGGCGCGGCGGGGAGTTATTATGCGCTACGCATAAGCGGCTATGCGACCAAGCAGGCGCAGATCAAGGAGCAAATTTTGCTACAAAACTCCAAAATGGCGGCGATGAGCGAAATGTTTACGGCCGTGACGCATCAGTGGCGGCAGCCGATATCGGCGATAATGATTCTAACCGGAATGATAAAAATGCGGCTACAAAGCAACCCGTCCGCACAAAAAAGCCTAAAAAATGCAGACGAGATAGAAAATATCGTGAAATTTTTAGATCAAAGTTTGAGCTCCTTTAAGATGTTTTATCAGCCGCAAAACGAGCGCAAGCGGGTAAATTTGATCGAAATTTTAAACGAGGTCTTTTTGATCGCAAGGCCGCTTTTGCAACTAAAAGGTGCTCTGCTAGAGTTTAAATTTGACGATGGCGACTACGAGTTTAACTCCTATCCAAACTACCTAAAACAGGTCTTTTTAAATCTAATTTCAAACGCCAAGGATGCCTTCGAGAAAGACAAAAAAGACGCGCTCATAAAAGTAACCGCGCAAAAAACCGATGGCAAATTTATCGTCCGTGTCGAGGATAATGGCAGCGGCATCGAGCCGGCGGTAAGGCAGAATTTGTTTAAAGAGCTAAAAAGCACCAAGGGCGAGCGAGGTACGGGCAACGGGCTATATATTTGCAAGCTCTTGCTGGAAAATAGACTAAAGGGTTGCGTGCGAGTCGTAAGCTACGAAAAACCGACCGTGTTTGAGGTCGTTTTGGAGGGCGCGGATGGATGA
- a CDS encoding response regulator transcription factor — protein sequence MDEQTLNLLRKLKILLVEDDAFLGATLLEALKPYAGKAVLETDGKAALERFFADDFNVVVTDINLPKISGLSLARQIKEVGKNVPIIFITAFDSGHNVEAAIDIGAEAFLHKPFSLERLYGALLMALGKVDGGQMSLGRGYFYDAEAKELFKGEAVVHLTKTEAALLEILVANAGSVVSFESLERNVWRYKQATPDAMRMYVNKLRSKTYHELIVNVQGYGYKLEIPSCEDR from the coding sequence ATGGATGAACAGACGCTAAATTTGCTAAGAAAGCTTAAAATTTTACTGGTCGAGGATGATGCGTTTTTGGGCGCAACGCTGCTTGAGGCGCTAAAGCCCTATGCTGGCAAGGCGGTGCTTGAAACAGACGGCAAAGCCGCGCTTGAGAGGTTTTTTGCAGATGATTTTAACGTCGTCGTAACGGACATAAATTTGCCCAAAATTTCGGGGCTAAGTCTGGCCCGCCAGATTAAAGAAGTCGGCAAAAACGTACCGATTATCTTTATCACGGCGTTTGATAGCGGGCATAACGTAGAGGCTGCGATCGACATCGGCGCAGAGGCGTTTTTGCACAAGCCTTTTAGCTTAGAGCGGCTCTATGGCGCGCTTTTGATGGCCTTGGGCAAAGTGGATGGCGGACAAATGAGTCTTGGACGGGGGTATTTTTACGATGCAGAAGCAAAAGAGCTATTTAAGGGCGAGGCGGTGGTGCATCTAACCAAAACCGAGGCCGCACTACTTGAAATTTTAGTCGCAAACGCAGGCAGCGTTGTTAGCTTTGAAAGCTTGGAGCGAAACGTGTGGCGTTATAAGCAGGCCACGCCCGATGCAATGCGGATGTATGTCAATAAACTGCGCTCCAAAACCTACCACGAACTTATCGTAAACGTACAGGGCTACGGGTATAAGCTCGAAATTCCAAGCTGCGAGGATAGGTGA
- a CDS encoding molybdopterin-dependent oxidoreductase: MKRRNFLKLSVLASASLQASRIEGVTQTLFDQKRVFCANRFGPFYANVVSGQITSVDPFEADKFPSTLNNAVADCVQNESRVLYPCVRKSYLEKKGPNKPELRGEEEFVRVSWDTALDLAAKALKENFDKYGSESIYGECYWWGGSGKVSWGRATARRMLTILGGFVSEDGNYSYGAGHVIMPHVIGTIEPNEVPTRWEAILRSAKTIVFWGSNPVITNEIGVGVPTHEGYDVYAKLKEMNAKGEKKIYAVDTYKNDTIRYLNSDFMGVVPGTDTAMMIGMCHYLYENNLYDEAFIKKYTVGFSKFKDYFLGANDNVVKNLDWASKICGVSVKKLEELCVSLAKNESLIISGFAIQRQDHGEQSYWMLITLASMLGHIGKEGCGFMTCDQGHTTSTDRFKAPALKGLSSIPSEKYTTEDSPWVKNKGYVIPNSRIIDALLNPGQEMQRNGEIYKLPRMRVSVSASGSIFTRHQELNRAVQAWKKLDTVITMEPYWTSGAKLSDIVLPAAIEPERNDIEQSNATGEYIFAIKQAVQPMGESRSDFEICKGICKRWGMEEVFTEGKTEMEWIKEIFADAMDQAKALGYDNLPTFDEFWERGYVKFDKKDEEKKYYTRFANFRENPNKFRLGTPSGKIEIYSPVIAKMKYDDCLGHPAWFEPTEWLGDKEKTKKYPLALNTPHSRFRLHSQLDNSIVRNYSKINGREPIFISQSAAEKRDIVTGDVVRVFNDRGEILCGAIVSDKTQDDVVIVCEGAWYDPEVYGKKSLCQHGCVNVLTKDKGTSKLAQSNIAHTNLVQVEKYKGAIRPIRAFSKPKIIGA; this comes from the coding sequence ATGAAAAGACGAAATTTCTTAAAGCTTAGCGTGCTAGCTAGCGCCAGTTTGCAAGCCAGTAGGATAGAGGGCGTCACTCAGACGCTTTTTGACCAGAAAAGAGTTTTTTGCGCAAACAGATTCGGTCCGTTTTACGCAAACGTAGTCAGCGGACAGATAACCAGCGTAGATCCTTTTGAGGCGGATAAATTCCCGAGCACTTTAAACAACGCCGTCGCAGATTGCGTCCAAAACGAGAGCAGAGTGCTGTATCCTTGCGTGAGAAAAAGCTACTTGGAGAAAAAGGGGCCGAATAAACCCGAGCTTAGAGGCGAGGAGGAATTCGTAAGAGTTAGCTGGGATACGGCGCTTGATCTGGCCGCAAAAGCCCTAAAAGAAAATTTTGATAAATACGGCTCCGAGAGCATCTACGGCGAGTGCTACTGGTGGGGCGGCAGCGGTAAGGTCAGCTGGGGTAGAGCTACGGCAAGAAGGATGCTAACGATACTAGGCGGCTTCGTCTCGGAGGACGGCAACTACTCCTACGGCGCCGGTCACGTTATCATGCCTCACGTTATCGGAACTATCGAGCCAAACGAAGTCCCTACGAGATGGGAAGCGATACTAAGGTCGGCTAAAACGATAGTGTTTTGGGGAAGCAACCCCGTGATCACCAATGAAATAGGCGTAGGCGTTCCTACTCACGAGGGTTACGACGTGTATGCCAAACTAAAAGAGATGAACGCAAAGGGCGAAAAGAAAATTTACGCCGTAGATACCTATAAAAACGATACGATTAGGTATCTAAACTCGGATTTTATGGGCGTGGTGCCGGGGACGGATACGGCTATGATGATAGGTATGTGCCACTATCTATACGAAAATAATCTATACGACGAAGCCTTTATAAAAAAATATACGGTCGGATTTAGTAAATTTAAAGATTATTTCCTGGGCGCTAACGACAATGTGGTTAAAAATTTAGACTGGGCTAGCAAAATTTGCGGCGTAAGCGTCAAAAAGCTAGAGGAGCTATGCGTGTCGCTAGCCAAAAACGAGTCTTTGATAATAAGCGGTTTTGCCATCCAAAGGCAAGATCACGGAGAGCAGTCGTATTGGATGCTCATCACTCTAGCCTCGATGCTAGGACACATAGGCAAAGAGGGCTGCGGCTTTATGACTTGCGATCAGGGACATACGACCAGCACGGATAGATTTAAAGCGCCCGCCTTAAAGGGTTTAAGCTCGATCCCTAGCGAAAAATACACTACCGAAGACAGCCCTTGGGTAAAAAATAAAGGCTACGTCATACCAAATAGTAGGATAATAGACGCGCTGCTAAATCCGGGCCAAGAGATGCAAAGAAACGGCGAAATTTACAAACTTCCGCGCATGAGAGTTTCCGTAAGCGCCAGCGGCTCGATATTTACGAGGCATCAGGAGCTAAACCGCGCGGTACAAGCGTGGAAAAAGCTAGATACCGTAATAACTATGGAGCCTTATTGGACTAGCGGAGCCAAGCTTAGCGACATAGTCCTGCCTGCAGCTATCGAGCCTGAGAGAAACGATATAGAGCAGTCAAACGCTACGGGCGAATATATCTTTGCCATAAAGCAAGCCGTCCAGCCTATGGGCGAGAGCAGGAGCGATTTTGAAATTTGCAAAGGAATTTGCAAGAGATGGGGCATGGAAGAGGTATTTACCGAGGGCAAGACCGAGATGGAGTGGATAAAAGAAATTTTTGCCGACGCCATGGATCAAGCCAAAGCGCTCGGATACGATAATCTGCCTACGTTTGACGAGTTTTGGGAAAGAGGATACGTAAAATTCGACAAAAAAGACGAAGAGAAAAAATACTACACTAGATTTGCGAATTTTAGGGAAAATCCAAATAAATTTAGACTTGGAACGCCGTCGGGAAAGATCGAAATTTATTCGCCCGTCATCGCAAAAATGAAATACGACGACTGCTTAGGGCATCCGGCGTGGTTTGAGCCTACCGAGTGGCTTGGCGATAAAGAAAAAACCAAAAAATATCCTCTCGCGCTAAATACTCCGCACTCTCGCTTCAGGCTGCACTCTCAGCTAGACAATTCTATAGTCAGAAACTACTCCAAGATAAACGGCAGAGAGCCGATATTTATCAGCCAAAGCGCAGCCGAAAAGCGCGATATCGTCACGGGAGACGTGGTCAGGGTATTTAACGACAGGGGTGAAATTTTATGCGGCGCGATAGTAAGCGACAAGACCCAAGACGACGTCGTCATCGTGTGCGAGGGCGCATGGTACGATCCTGAAGTCTATGGCAAAAAGAGCCTGTGCCAACACGGATGCGTAAACGTGCTCACAAAAGACAAAGGCACGAGCAAGCTAGCGCAAAGCAACATCGCGCATACGAATTTAGTCCAGGTCGAAAAATACAAAGGCGCGATAAGGCCTATCAGAGCGTTTTCAAAGCCAAAAATCATAGGCGCTTAA
- a CDS encoding LysE/ArgO family amino acid transporter, whose protein sequence is MNSFNAFFSGFSLGLSLILAIGAQNAFVLKQGIKKQHVFLVCTICALSDAVLIFVGVSGFGYVVERYQVIKTAALWGGFVFLSIYGLRSLYSAFSASHTLTSGDEEARGAAKTALLTLAFTWLNPHVYLDTALLLGSVSTKFGERAGLFGVGAMCASFAFFFSLGYGARFLAPLFQKPAAWKILEFFVGVTMITLGAMLVIGE, encoded by the coding sequence ATGAACTCTTTTAACGCCTTTTTCTCGGGTTTTTCGCTCGGACTCTCGCTGATTTTAGCTATTGGAGCTCAAAATGCCTTCGTGTTAAAGCAAGGCATCAAAAAACAGCATGTTTTTCTCGTTTGCACTATCTGCGCGCTTAGCGACGCCGTGCTGATTTTTGTGGGAGTGTCGGGCTTTGGCTATGTGGTTGAGCGCTATCAGGTCATCAAAACCGCCGCGCTTTGGGGTGGATTTGTATTTTTGAGCATTTACGGACTACGCAGCCTTTATAGTGCGTTTAGCGCCTCGCATACGCTAACGTCCGGCGACGAGGAGGCGCGCGGTGCGGCTAAAACGGCGCTTCTCACGCTAGCTTTTACGTGGCTAAACCCGCACGTATATCTTGACACCGCCCTGCTTTTAGGCTCGGTTTCTACGAAATTCGGCGAGCGTGCGGGGCTCTTTGGCGTAGGCGCGATGTGTGCGTCGTTTGCGTTTTTCTTTTCGCTCGGATACGGGGCGAGATTTTTAGCGCCGCTGTTTCAAAAGCCCGCCGCATGGAAAATTTTAGAGTTTTTCGTCGGCGTCACTATGATAACGCTCGGCGCGATGCTGGTAATAGGCGAGTGA